A genome region from Microbacterium sp. CGR2 includes the following:
- a CDS encoding NAD(P)/FAD-dependent oxidoreductase: protein MPHHDVLIVGAGPVGLMLAGLLSKDGVQVAVYERRTDADARTRAIGIHRPGLDALDAVGVGAQARAEALHLRGGEVRSRGRSLASLSFGSDRPVLILPQPRTAAMLRTRLHELSPDALRRGCTVQSVHDDGDRVRVEIDTPDGRQTHTASVVVAADGVRSRLRERIGSTWRRQTGRATYSMVDVEDPATDERAVLYCEPAGLVESFPLPGFRRRWVVRQQRGAEPLNTAAAFRDAVHGRTGIRLQVADPPVSFVAAQHTASRLRRGRVVLLGDAAHEISPIGGQGMNLGWTDAVRLATVLSRALPRRMPDLSAYERDVRHSTRSAQRRSAFYMSMGAPVPMLVARPREGLIRALGTAPLQPWTSGLITMRGV from the coding sequence GTGCCGCATCATGATGTGCTGATCGTCGGAGCGGGGCCGGTCGGCCTGATGCTCGCCGGCCTGCTGTCGAAGGACGGGGTGCAGGTGGCGGTGTACGAGCGACGCACGGATGCTGACGCCCGCACCCGTGCGATCGGCATCCACCGGCCCGGCCTCGACGCCTTGGACGCCGTGGGCGTCGGTGCGCAGGCGCGTGCGGAAGCGCTGCATCTCCGGGGCGGCGAGGTCCGCAGCCGCGGCAGAAGTCTCGCGTCGCTCTCTTTCGGGTCTGACCGTCCGGTCTTGATCCTTCCTCAACCGCGCACAGCCGCGATGCTGCGCACCCGGTTGCACGAGCTGTCGCCCGACGCTCTGCGTCGCGGGTGCACCGTGCAGTCGGTGCACGACGACGGAGACCGCGTCCGCGTCGAGATCGACACCCCGGACGGAAGGCAGACCCACACCGCTTCCGTCGTCGTAGCCGCCGACGGGGTGCGCAGTCGACTCCGGGAACGGATCGGTTCGACCTGGCGCCGTCAGACCGGAAGAGCGACCTACAGCATGGTGGATGTCGAAGACCCGGCGACCGACGAGCGGGCCGTCCTGTACTGCGAACCGGCAGGCCTCGTCGAATCCTTCCCCCTCCCGGGTTTCCGCCGACGATGGGTCGTCAGACAGCAACGCGGTGCGGAGCCGCTGAACACCGCTGCCGCTTTTCGAGACGCCGTTCATGGGCGCACCGGCATCCGGCTGCAGGTCGCCGACCCGCCCGTATCGTTCGTCGCTGCCCAGCACACCGCGTCGCGGCTCCGTCGGGGCAGAGTGGTCCTGCTCGGGGACGCGGCGCATGAGATCAGCCCCATCGGCGGGCAAGGGATGAACCTCGGGTGGACGGATGCCGTTCGCCTGGCCACCGTGCTCTCTCGCGCTCTGCCGCGACGCATGCCGGATCTGAGCGCCTACGAGCGCGACGTGCGGCACTCGACGCGGTCAGCGCAGCGACGCTCGGCCTTCTACATGTCGATGGGGGCTCCGGTGCCGATGCTCGTGGCCCGACCGCGAGAAGGGTTGATCCGCGCGCTGGGCACGGCGCCACTGCAGCCGTGGACATCCGGGCTCATCACGATGCGCGGGGTGTGA
- a CDS encoding methyltransferase domain-containing protein — translation MDDPQADARMLARTYGRFGFVNALVSRPGLIYRRDIRPRATADRPLRILDIGAGGGDLCRLIAGRLRRDGFAAEITALDADARAISWASAHDGGAGLRYRCALSTRLVEEGQTFDVVLSNHVLHHLDDDELQTVLEDSRRLLGRNGLVVHHDIARSRTAYALFAAATWPLSRNMLADSFIREDGLISIRRSYTREELAAVVPQGWIVRQGVPSRLELRWEQGSAAS, via the coding sequence ATGGACGATCCGCAAGCGGATGCGCGCATGCTCGCTCGCACCTACGGGCGATTCGGCTTCGTGAATGCGCTGGTCTCGCGTCCCGGGCTGATCTACCGTCGCGACATCCGGCCGCGGGCCACCGCTGATCGACCATTGCGCATCCTCGACATCGGGGCCGGTGGGGGAGACCTGTGCCGCCTGATCGCCGGGCGCTTGCGACGTGACGGGTTCGCGGCGGAGATCACCGCGCTCGATGCGGACGCGCGGGCCATCAGCTGGGCGTCGGCCCACGACGGGGGAGCAGGCCTGCGCTATCGGTGTGCTCTCAGCACCCGACTGGTGGAGGAAGGCCAGACTTTCGACGTCGTCCTGAGCAACCACGTGCTGCACCATCTCGACGACGACGAGTTGCAGACGGTGCTGGAGGATTCCCGGCGGCTGCTCGGGCGGAACGGGCTGGTGGTGCATCACGACATCGCCCGAAGCCGGACGGCGTACGCGCTGTTCGCGGCGGCGACCTGGCCACTGTCGCGGAACATGCTGGCGGATTCGTTCATCCGAGAAGACGGACTCATCAGCATCCGGCGCTCGTACACGCGTGAGGAGCTGGCCGCGGTGGTGCCGCAGGGGTGGATTGTGCGCCAAGGGGTGCCGTCGCGCCTGGAACTGCGTTGGGAGCAGGGCAGTGCCGCATCATGA
- a CDS encoding type III polyketide synthase — translation MSYPVMLRSLQTIVPETELKQEEVRDVFAAQPEIGRLAKRIVSASFNGSGIDTRYTVLEELSFSADEESPLFFDPKSGLLLSPGTKARNEIYMREAGALYVQVARQTVEADPDIVAADVTHVITVSCTGFYAPGPDYEIVRALGLSESVRRYHLGFMGCYASMPALRAASEICAGNPDAVVLIVSVELCTLHLRSSDDPDMIVATSLFADGAAAGLVTARTFDSDVPGFALDRFHTGLIPEGKKDMAWTIGDAGFEMILSTAVPQLIGDNIYAALRPLYEPETALVEAFDGEDIGSQVQHWAIHPGGRSILDRVQDKLHLSDDQLRPPREVLRRYGNMSSATVLFVLRRILDQEEARDGERVAAMAFGPGLTAETALMTVVAPRRA, via the coding sequence ATGAGTTATCCCGTCATGCTCCGGTCCCTGCAGACGATCGTTCCCGAGACGGAACTGAAGCAGGAAGAGGTGCGAGACGTCTTCGCCGCCCAGCCGGAGATCGGGCGGCTCGCGAAGCGCATCGTGTCCGCGTCGTTCAACGGTTCCGGCATCGACACGCGGTACACGGTCCTGGAGGAGTTGTCCTTTTCGGCGGACGAGGAATCGCCGCTGTTCTTCGATCCGAAGAGCGGGCTTCTGCTCTCTCCCGGAACGAAGGCACGCAATGAGATCTACATGCGCGAAGCGGGCGCACTCTACGTCCAGGTGGCGCGACAGACGGTGGAAGCGGATCCCGACATCGTCGCCGCAGACGTGACGCATGTGATCACCGTCTCCTGCACCGGCTTCTATGCACCGGGTCCTGACTACGAGATCGTCCGCGCCCTCGGCCTCTCCGAAAGCGTGCGCCGCTACCACCTGGGTTTCATGGGGTGCTACGCGTCGATGCCCGCTCTGCGTGCCGCCAGCGAGATCTGCGCAGGGAACCCGGATGCCGTGGTTCTGATCGTCAGCGTGGAACTGTGCACCCTGCATCTGCGCTCCTCGGATGATCCCGACATGATCGTCGCAACCTCCCTCTTCGCCGACGGCGCGGCCGCCGGCCTCGTCACGGCGCGCACCTTCGACTCCGACGTTCCCGGCTTCGCGCTGGATCGCTTCCACACGGGCCTCATCCCGGAGGGGAAGAAGGACATGGCGTGGACCATCGGCGACGCCGGGTTCGAGATGATCCTGTCGACGGCCGTCCCCCAGCTCATCGGCGACAACATCTACGCCGCGCTCCGTCCGCTCTACGAGCCGGAGACCGCGTTGGTGGAGGCGTTCGATGGAGAAGACATCGGAAGTCAGGTGCAGCACTGGGCGATCCACCCCGGCGGGCGCAGCATCCTCGACCGTGTCCAGGACAAGCTGCATCTCAGTGACGATCAGCTCCGACCTCCCCGTGAGGTGCTCCGGCGCTACGGGAACATGTCCAGTGCCACGGTGCTGTTCGTGCTGCGCCGCATCCTGGATCAGGAAGAGGCACGCGACGGCGAGCGGGTCGCCGCCATGGCATTCGGCCCCGGCCTCACCGCCGAGACGGCTCTGATGACGGTCGTCGCCCCTCGTCGCGCATGA
- a CDS encoding CYTH domain-containing protein: MTTEPSRTVEVERKYDVGIETPLPSWDAVPGVDEVSVGETRALDARYFDTADGTLSRAGVALRRRTGGPDEGWHVKGPRQGDGRLELGWPLSDGDELPEPVAATVSGWTSEPLTPLARIENDRTAYLLTGPNGVVAEFVDDRVRATDLRRGVQREWREWEMELGPAAPADEAGRAAFFAAVENAVRAVGGRDSASGSKLARALGA, translated from the coding sequence ATGACGACTGAGCCGTCCCGCACGGTCGAGGTCGAGCGCAAGTACGACGTCGGCATCGAGACGCCGCTGCCGAGCTGGGATGCCGTTCCCGGCGTGGACGAGGTGTCGGTCGGCGAGACCAGAGCTCTGGACGCCCGGTACTTCGACACCGCCGACGGCACCCTCTCGCGTGCCGGCGTCGCGTTGCGTCGTCGCACCGGCGGACCCGACGAAGGATGGCATGTGAAAGGGCCGCGGCAGGGTGACGGTCGCCTCGAACTCGGGTGGCCCCTCAGCGACGGTGACGAACTGCCCGAGCCCGTCGCCGCCACCGTGTCGGGCTGGACGAGCGAACCCCTGACGCCGCTGGCCAGGATCGAGAACGACCGCACCGCTTACCTGCTCACCGGCCCGAACGGCGTCGTGGCGGAGTTCGTCGACGACCGGGTTCGGGCCACTGACCTCCGCCGGGGCGTGCAGCGCGAATGGCGGGAGTGGGAGATGGAACTCGGTCCGGCGGCTCCGGCCGACGAGGCCGGCAGGGCCGCCTTCTTCGCCGCGGTCGAGAACGCTGTCCGCGCAGTGGGTGGGCGTGACTCGGCCTCTGGGTCCAAACTCGCCCGCGCCCTCGGAGCCTGA
- a CDS encoding response regulator — MALARLHGGPLDGQIIPLGDADDKLIVPYSETQVVYNRRGEPQNTGSEDGPTEIDYWFDEALEDLTLNDDD; from the coding sequence ATGGCACTTGCACGACTTCACGGAGGCCCGCTCGACGGGCAGATCATTCCCCTCGGCGACGCAGACGACAAGCTGATCGTCCCCTACAGCGAGACGCAGGTGGTGTACAACCGCCGGGGCGAACCGCAGAACACCGGATCCGAAGACGGGCCGACCGAGATCGACTACTGGTTCGACGAAGCCCTCGAGGATCTCACTCTCAACGATGACGACTGA
- a CDS encoding A24 family peptidase: MDFRSVLIVLAHLALLGVGGWLIVTDLRTHRLPSRIVLPTLASLIALGMIDAAATAHGEALVRALLGMLALGGFYTVLRLLSRSGMGGGDVKLAAVIGFVLAWHSWQAIAVRAASAFVLGSLFAFTLILLRRANGSTRIAFGPWMIAGALIGIVVG, translated from the coding sequence ATGGACTTCCGCTCCGTGCTGATCGTGCTCGCGCACCTCGCCCTCCTCGGCGTCGGAGGATGGCTGATCGTGACCGATCTCCGCACCCATCGCCTGCCGAGCCGCATCGTGCTGCCGACGCTGGCGTCGCTGATCGCACTGGGAATGATCGATGCGGCGGCCACTGCGCACGGCGAGGCCCTGGTCCGTGCACTCCTGGGGATGCTGGCGCTCGGCGGCTTCTACACCGTCCTGCGATTGCTCAGCCGGTCGGGGATGGGTGGCGGTGATGTGAAGCTCGCCGCCGTCATCGGCTTCGTCCTGGCCTGGCACAGCTGGCAGGCCATCGCCGTCAGGGCGGCATCCGCATTCGTGCTGGGCTCGCTCTTCGCATTCACGCTGATCCTGCTGCGACGAGCGAACGGATCGACGCGCATCGCGTTCGGCCCCTGGATGATCGCGGGTGCTCTCATCGGCATCGTCGTCGGATGA
- a CDS encoding DNA polymerase Y family protein, with amino-acid sequence MTTPLRVLVLWFPDWPLRAALGAPPHQPTALVHANTVVACTASAREHGVRTGQRRRIAQGLLSSLSVLPHDPARDERAFLPVLQLIEKHAPGATLLRPGLAILRARGISRYHGGEGEAAGALAAVLADAGFPEVRIGVADGPFTAEIAARGRDTCTVVPPGRSQEFLAPYPVQVLRDEQMTGLLLRLGVRTLGEFTALAPLDVRDRFGEHGARLHALASGADSRPLTPRPPDPELTRSIEFETPLGGTDQVAFAVRQTADAVLLALGDASVVCTEVRIDFTDDNGTVFSRTWLHPTCFDASDLVDRVRWQLEALAAESAKEPVDEARAFGGIVAVRIIPAAVDDAAHHQPGLFGSGTDERLHHAVSRVQTMLGHEGVVTAALAGGRWLADRQVFTPWGERAVAPRDPDSPWPGSLPDPLPAEVFLPPRPIGVLAADGALISIDERGALSHEPAHIDGAGVQAWAGPWPVQERRWAADGGKRGHRLQIVDDRDRAWLVFRAGERWWAEGRYR; translated from the coding sequence ATGACCACCCCGCTCCGAGTCCTCGTTCTCTGGTTCCCCGATTGGCCGCTGCGAGCCGCACTGGGCGCACCCCCGCACCAGCCCACCGCTCTGGTGCACGCGAACACCGTCGTGGCGTGCACGGCCTCCGCACGAGAGCACGGGGTGCGCACCGGGCAACGCCGCCGAATCGCTCAGGGACTGCTCTCCTCGCTGAGCGTCCTCCCGCATGACCCGGCCAGAGACGAACGCGCCTTCCTCCCCGTTCTCCAACTCATCGAGAAGCACGCACCGGGTGCGACCCTGCTGCGCCCTGGGCTCGCCATCCTCCGCGCGCGGGGCATCTCCCGGTATCACGGTGGGGAGGGCGAGGCGGCCGGTGCGCTCGCTGCGGTGCTCGCCGACGCCGGCTTTCCCGAGGTGCGCATCGGCGTCGCAGACGGGCCCTTCACCGCAGAGATCGCTGCGCGCGGTCGCGACACCTGCACCGTGGTGCCGCCCGGCCGATCCCAGGAGTTCCTCGCCCCGTACCCCGTCCAGGTGCTCCGAGACGAGCAGATGACCGGCCTCCTCCTTCGCCTCGGAGTGCGTACGCTCGGGGAATTCACCGCCCTCGCTCCGCTCGACGTGCGCGATCGATTCGGTGAACACGGCGCACGTCTGCACGCTCTCGCCTCCGGCGCCGACTCCCGTCCGTTGACTCCCCGTCCGCCTGACCCCGAACTGACACGGAGCATCGAGTTCGAGACGCCTCTGGGAGGAACCGATCAGGTGGCCTTCGCGGTGCGTCAGACAGCAGACGCTGTGCTGCTCGCCCTCGGAGACGCCTCGGTCGTCTGCACCGAGGTACGCATCGATTTCACCGACGACAACGGGACGGTGTTCTCCCGCACCTGGCTGCACCCGACCTGCTTCGATGCCTCCGACCTCGTCGACCGGGTGCGTTGGCAGCTGGAGGCGCTGGCCGCGGAGTCGGCGAAGGAACCCGTCGACGAGGCGAGGGCGTTCGGGGGCATCGTGGCGGTGCGGATCATCCCGGCCGCCGTGGACGATGCCGCCCATCACCAGCCCGGACTCTTCGGCTCCGGCACGGATGAGCGCTTGCACCATGCGGTCTCTCGCGTGCAGACGATGCTGGGTCATGAGGGCGTGGTGACCGCTGCCCTTGCCGGTGGCCGTTGGCTCGCAGACCGGCAGGTGTTCACCCCCTGGGGCGAGCGCGCGGTCGCGCCCCGCGACCCGGATTCCCCCTGGCCGGGGAGCCTGCCCGATCCACTCCCCGCAGAAGTGTTCCTGCCACCGCGCCCGATCGGCGTGCTCGCTGCCGACGGAGCTCTGATCAGCATCGATGAACGCGGCGCCCTCTCCCACGAACCCGCGCACATCGACGGTGCCGGCGTGCAGGCCTGGGCAGGTCCCTGGCCGGTGCAGGAACGTCGCTGGGCAGCTGACGGAGGCAAGCGCGGACACCGGCTCCAGATCGTCGACGATCGAGATCGCGCCTGGCTGGTCTTCCGCGCCGGCGAACGCTGGTGGGCCGAAGGTCGGTATCGCTGA
- a CDS encoding error-prone DNA polymerase — protein MGWHNKPELSWSELERTLSGEESPPKPPIPEPRGTRPDPGPVSRRRQRTPPVAIPPPEDAVPYAELHAHSSYSFLDGTSSPEELLAEAERLGLTALALTDHDGFYGAARFADVAELMEVRLQTVFGAELSLDLPGPQRGSPDPAGEHLLVIARGMEGYHRLSGAITTAQLRGGEKGRPVYDLEELAASAGGDWTILTGCRKGAVRRGLEVGDAETPLRRLVDLFGSDHVAVELFDHGDPQDTRRNDTLAELAKKMRLPVVATNNVHYATPAQAPLAEAVAAVRAVRSMNELDGWLPAHGGAHLRSGAEMSARFQRYPGAISYGLELAAASAFPLRLARPALPQQKVPDCHTPMSWLRRLVWDAVPSKYPRLDEDGHRRIERELDVIEEKDFPGYFLIVHGIVAEARRLGILCQGRGSAAASAVCYLLGITAVDPILYRLPFERFLATTRQEEPDIDVDFDSRRREEIIQWVYREYGRERAAQVANVIQYRPKNAVRDMARALGHSPGQQDAWSRQVDGWSAGLEPADGHDIPENVLAYAGELLKAPRHLGIHSGGMVLTARPVGEVVPVEHARMENRTVIQWDKDDSAFMGLVKFDLLGLGMLAALQHCFDLIREATGEEWTLETLPKEEPGVYDMLCRADSIGVFQVESRAQIGLLPRLQPRSFYDLAIQIALIRPGPIQGGAVHPFVRRKMAKDRLDEENRERMARGEAPETFEIPYPHSDLEDILKRTLGIPIFQEQLIQMAMAVGDCTADEGDLLRRAMGSKRGLEKIEKVRDKLYAGMARRGLDAETSDRIYAQIQAFSNFGFAESHSLSFALLVYASSWLKLHYPAAFLAGLLRSQPMGFYSGATLTADARRHGVEVRRPDLHVSGATETLEPLTGAAERRPTGVDDCLVTPQPPTLRFDRDAPDESASHRRDGGYAVRLGLSGIRGIGVPLAEKIVAEREVNGRYRDLHDLVRRTDATAAQLEALATAGAFACLGLERREAIWLAGAAAEDRSRFLPGTTVSVQPPLFADQTSYEKLSADLWATGVSTDDHPMTHFRGALHARGVLTAENVKTHEAGRRIEVAGLVTHRQRPATAAGITFLNLEDESGLMNIVCSTGVWNRYRRVARDSPALIIRGILERSPEGVVNILADAFEDLRTGVTHRSRDFR, from the coding sequence ATGGGGTGGCACAACAAACCAGAGCTGTCCTGGAGTGAGCTGGAGCGCACCCTCAGCGGAGAGGAGTCGCCTCCGAAGCCGCCCATCCCCGAGCCCCGCGGCACACGACCCGACCCTGGTCCGGTGAGCCGACGGCGACAGCGCACCCCGCCGGTCGCCATCCCTCCCCCCGAAGACGCCGTTCCGTACGCCGAGCTGCACGCGCACTCGTCGTACTCGTTCCTCGACGGCACCTCCTCCCCCGAGGAGCTCCTCGCCGAGGCCGAACGTCTCGGCCTGACCGCCCTGGCCCTCACCGATCACGACGGCTTCTACGGCGCCGCTCGTTTCGCCGACGTGGCCGAGCTCATGGAAGTGCGCCTGCAGACGGTCTTCGGCGCCGAGCTGTCCCTCGACCTGCCAGGGCCGCAGCGAGGCAGTCCCGACCCTGCCGGTGAGCATCTTCTCGTCATCGCCCGCGGAATGGAGGGGTACCACCGCCTCTCCGGGGCGATCACCACAGCACAACTGCGAGGCGGCGAGAAGGGGCGCCCGGTGTACGACCTCGAAGAGCTGGCAGCGAGCGCCGGAGGAGACTGGACGATTCTGACCGGATGCCGCAAGGGCGCGGTGCGACGAGGACTCGAGGTCGGGGATGCCGAGACCCCGCTGCGCCGCCTCGTCGACCTGTTCGGGTCCGATCACGTCGCCGTCGAGCTCTTCGATCACGGCGACCCGCAGGACACCCGGCGCAACGACACGCTCGCCGAGTTGGCCAAGAAGATGCGGCTTCCCGTGGTGGCGACGAACAACGTGCACTACGCCACTCCCGCTCAAGCTCCGCTGGCCGAGGCGGTGGCTGCGGTCCGCGCGGTGCGCAGCATGAACGAACTCGATGGCTGGCTGCCCGCACACGGTGGTGCGCACCTGCGCAGCGGAGCAGAGATGTCGGCACGGTTTCAGCGCTACCCGGGTGCGATCTCCTACGGACTCGAGCTGGCCGCGGCATCCGCCTTCCCGCTGCGACTCGCCCGGCCTGCGCTGCCCCAGCAGAAGGTCCCCGACTGCCACACGCCGATGAGTTGGCTGCGCCGGTTGGTGTGGGATGCCGTGCCGTCGAAGTACCCGCGCCTGGACGAGGACGGGCACCGCCGGATCGAGCGAGAACTGGACGTCATCGAAGAGAAGGACTTCCCCGGGTACTTCCTCATCGTGCACGGAATCGTCGCTGAAGCGAGGCGGCTCGGCATCCTCTGTCAGGGCCGAGGATCCGCCGCGGCGAGCGCTGTCTGCTACCTGCTGGGAATCACCGCCGTCGACCCGATCCTCTACCGCCTCCCCTTCGAGCGGTTCCTTGCCACCACCCGGCAGGAGGAACCGGACATCGACGTGGACTTCGATTCCCGTCGCCGCGAGGAGATCATCCAGTGGGTCTACCGGGAGTACGGCAGGGAGCGGGCCGCCCAGGTGGCGAACGTGATCCAGTACCGTCCGAAGAACGCGGTCCGCGACATGGCCAGAGCACTCGGGCATTCCCCGGGGCAACAGGATGCCTGGTCCCGTCAGGTGGATGGCTGGAGCGCAGGGCTGGAGCCCGCCGACGGGCACGACATCCCCGAGAACGTGCTGGCGTATGCGGGTGAGTTGCTGAAAGCGCCCCGGCATCTCGGCATCCACTCCGGCGGCATGGTGCTCACGGCACGTCCGGTCGGCGAGGTGGTGCCGGTGGAGCACGCCCGCATGGAGAACCGCACGGTGATCCAGTGGGACAAAGACGACTCCGCCTTCATGGGGCTGGTGAAGTTCGACCTTCTCGGACTCGGGATGCTCGCAGCGCTCCAGCACTGCTTCGATCTCATCCGCGAGGCCACGGGTGAGGAGTGGACCCTGGAGACCCTCCCCAAAGAGGAACCCGGCGTCTACGACATGCTGTGCCGCGCAGACTCGATCGGTGTGTTCCAGGTCGAATCACGCGCGCAGATCGGCCTGCTCCCCCGCCTGCAACCTCGGAGTTTCTACGACCTCGCCATCCAGATCGCCCTCATCCGTCCCGGCCCCATCCAGGGCGGTGCCGTGCACCCGTTCGTCCGACGCAAGATGGCGAAGGACCGCCTCGATGAGGAGAACCGCGAGCGGATGGCACGGGGTGAAGCCCCGGAGACGTTCGAGATCCCCTACCCGCACAGCGATCTGGAAGACATCCTGAAGCGCACGCTGGGGATCCCCATCTTCCAGGAGCAGCTGATCCAGATGGCGATGGCGGTCGGCGACTGCACCGCCGACGAGGGAGACCTGCTGCGCCGGGCCATGGGATCCAAGCGCGGCCTTGAGAAGATCGAGAAGGTCAGAGACAAGCTGTACGCAGGTATGGCCCGGCGCGGCCTCGACGCTGAGACCTCCGACCGTATCTATGCGCAGATCCAGGCGTTCTCCAATTTCGGTTTCGCCGAGTCGCACTCGCTGTCCTTCGCGCTGCTCGTCTATGCCAGCTCCTGGTTGAAGCTGCACTATCCCGCCGCGTTCCTCGCCGGGCTGCTGCGCTCGCAGCCGATGGGCTTCTACTCCGGGGCGACTCTGACCGCAGATGCTCGACGGCATGGCGTGGAGGTGCGGCGCCCCGATCTGCACGTGTCGGGAGCGACCGAGACATTGGAGCCTCTCACCGGCGCGGCTGAGCGGCGACCGACCGGGGTCGACGACTGTCTCGTCACCCCACAACCGCCGACTCTCCGCTTCGACCGGGACGCCCCGGACGAGTCCGCGTCTCATCGCCGCGATGGCGGCTACGCGGTGCGGCTGGGACTCAGCGGTATTCGCGGGATCGGTGTGCCGCTGGCGGAGAAGATCGTCGCCGAGCGTGAGGTCAACGGCCGATATCGTGACCTGCACGATCTGGTGCGGCGTACGGATGCCACGGCCGCTCAACTGGAAGCACTCGCCACCGCCGGCGCGTTCGCCTGTCTTGGTCTGGAGCGTCGCGAGGCGATCTGGCTGGCCGGCGCGGCGGCAGAAGACCGGTCACGTTTCCTCCCGGGCACGACCGTATCCGTGCAGCCCCCGCTGTTCGCAGACCAGACCAGCTACGAAAAGCTCTCCGCAGACCTCTGGGCGACGGGTGTGTCCACCGACGACCACCCGATGACGCACTTCCGGGGCGCACTGCATGCGCGCGGGGTACTCACCGCCGAGAACGTGAAGACCCATGAGGCCGGTCGACGCATCGAGGTCGCCGGCCTCGTCACACACCGGCAGCGTCCGGCGACCGCGGCCGGCATCACCTTCCTGAACCTCGAGGACGAGAGCGGGCTGATGAACATCGTCTGCTCGACGGGGGTCTGGAATCGCTATCGTCGCGTGGCCCGCGACTCCCCGGCACTCATCATCCGCGGCATCCTGGAGCGTTCCCCCGAGGGCGTGGTCAACATCCTCGCCGATGCCTTCGAAGACCTGCGCACAGGAGTGACGCATCGATCCAGGGACTTCCGATGA